A part of Geothrix oryzae genomic DNA contains:
- a CDS encoding YqgE/AlgH family protein translates to MTPEAPCLLVASPALLDPNFLHAVVLVVEHDEEGALGLVLNRPLPLSLAQVCEEGGMAYEGSAEASAWRGGPVDPQRGILLVQGGLPEEEDTVVDLTHFVSHRKDLLEALLGDSTARYRLFLGYAGWSAGQLDQELELGAWTRRPVVSEWLLHPDPTGLWQVALGSETSG, encoded by the coding sequence ATGACGCCCGAAGCTCCTTGTCTCCTGGTGGCCAGCCCCGCGCTGTTGGATCCCAACTTCCTCCATGCGGTGGTGCTCGTCGTGGAGCACGACGAGGAAGGCGCCCTGGGGCTGGTGCTGAACCGTCCCCTGCCGTTGTCCCTGGCCCAGGTCTGCGAAGAGGGCGGCATGGCCTATGAGGGCTCCGCCGAGGCCAGCGCCTGGCGGGGCGGCCCCGTGGATCCCCAGCGGGGCATCCTCCTGGTGCAAGGCGGCCTGCCCGAAGAGGAGGACACGGTGGTGGACCTCACGCACTTCGTGAGCCATCGCAAGGATCTGCTGGAAGCCCTGCTGGGAGATTCCACGGCCCGGTACCGCCTGTTCCTGGGCTACGCCGGCTGGAGCGCCGGCCAGCTGGATCAGGAACTCGAGCTGGGGGCCTGGACCCGGCGCCCCGTGGTGTCCGAGTGGCTGCTGCATCCCGATCCCACCGGGCTCTGGCAGGTGGCGCTGGGCAGCGAGACCAGCGGATGA
- a CDS encoding ammonium transporter, translated as MTWKRSLPLAAILGAGLPLAAGTAGPVNDTGTTAWMLTSTTLVLLMVPGLAMFYGGLVRTKNVLGTMMHSFSAMAVVGVLWTVVGYALSFGPNALGGLIGWSRGLVLLRSIDHTILPAGVPEYAFAMFQGKFAIITPALIAGAVAERISFRGWVAFITLWVLFVYCPLCHWVWASDGYFFNLGAKGAIDFAGGTVVHISSGVAGLALALFLGARHGYPKTAMAPNNLTFTLIGAGLLWVGWFGFNAGSSIASNLETARALTVTQVAAAAGALTWVLIETIREDKPTSLGMASGILAGLVVITPAAGVVQVGGALALGAIAACTCYGMIMLKNRLGYDDSLDAFGIHGTGGIVGALGLTFFIRDSWWAEAAAKSPGWGVLAQLKVQAFAVGATIVFSVVMTLLIAWLVEKVVGFRVAESVEKTGLDHEIHGERAYGLNNLN; from the coding sequence ATGACCTGGAAGCGATCCCTTCCGCTCGCCGCCATCCTGGGTGCGGGGCTTCCCCTGGCCGCCGGGACCGCCGGTCCGGTGAACGACACGGGTACCACGGCGTGGATGCTGACCTCCACCACTCTGGTGCTGCTGATGGTGCCGGGGCTGGCCATGTTCTACGGTGGGCTGGTCCGGACCAAGAATGTCCTCGGCACCATGATGCATTCGTTCTCGGCCATGGCCGTGGTGGGCGTCCTTTGGACGGTGGTGGGCTACGCCCTCAGCTTCGGGCCCAACGCCCTGGGCGGCCTCATCGGCTGGAGCCGCGGGTTGGTCCTCCTCCGCAGCATCGACCACACGATCCTTCCCGCGGGGGTGCCCGAGTACGCCTTCGCCATGTTCCAGGGCAAGTTCGCCATCATCACGCCCGCCCTGATCGCCGGGGCCGTGGCGGAGCGGATCTCGTTCCGGGGCTGGGTGGCCTTCATCACGCTCTGGGTGCTCTTCGTGTACTGCCCGCTCTGCCACTGGGTGTGGGCCTCGGATGGCTACTTCTTCAACCTCGGGGCCAAGGGGGCCATCGACTTCGCCGGCGGCACGGTGGTGCACATCTCCTCGGGCGTGGCCGGCCTGGCCCTGGCTCTGTTCCTGGGCGCCCGCCACGGCTACCCGAAGACCGCCATGGCCCCCAACAACCTGACCTTCACCCTGATCGGCGCGGGCCTTCTGTGGGTGGGCTGGTTCGGCTTCAACGCGGGCTCGTCCATCGCCTCGAACCTGGAGACCGCCCGGGCCCTCACGGTCACGCAGGTGGCGGCGGCCGCGGGCGCCCTCACCTGGGTGCTGATCGAGACCATCCGCGAGGACAAGCCCACGAGCCTGGGCATGGCCTCGGGCATCCTCGCGGGCCTGGTGGTCATCACGCCCGCGGCCGGCGTGGTCCAGGTGGGCGGGGCCCTGGCCCTAGGCGCCATCGCCGCCTGCACCTGCTACGGCATGATCATGCTGAAGAACCGGCTGGGCTACGACGACTCCCTGGATGCCTTCGGAATCCACGGGACCGGCGGCATCGTCGGGGCCCTGGGCCTCACCTTCTTCATCCGGGATTCCTGGTGGGCCGAAGCCGCCGCCAAGTCCCCCGGCTGGGGTGTGCTGGCCCAGCTGAAGGTCCAGGCCTTCGCGGTGGGCGCCACCATCGTGTTCTCCGTGGTCATGACGCTCCTCATCGCCTGGCTGGTGGAAAAGGTCGTCGGTTTCCGCGTGGCCGAGTCGGTGGAGAAGACCGGCCTCGACCACGAGATCCACGGGGAACGCGCCTACGGGCTGAACAATCTCAACTAG
- a CDS encoding P-II family nitrogen regulator — translation MKLITAIIPEEKLDEVREALIEAEIERITVSRVSGHGRQQEIVVQRGKKVVPNLIPKIQITIACNDDFEGITVDTIIRTARHGAGEVGDGKIFVQDLKECIRIRTGERGGQAI, via the coding sequence ATGAAGCTCATCACCGCCATCATCCCCGAAGAGAAGCTCGACGAGGTTCGCGAGGCCCTGATCGAAGCGGAGATCGAACGGATCACCGTCTCCCGGGTCAGTGGCCACGGGCGCCAGCAGGAGATCGTGGTCCAGCGGGGCAAGAAGGTCGTGCCGAACCTGATCCCCAAGATCCAGATCACCATCGCCTGCAACGACGACTTCGAAGGCATCACCGTGGACACCATCATCCGCACGGCCCGCCATGGCGCGGGCGAGGTGGGGGACGGGAAGATCTTCGTCCAGGATCTGAAGGAGTGCATCCGCATCCGCACCGGCGAGCGGGGCGGCCAGGCCATCTGA
- a CDS encoding PLP-dependent cysteine synthase family protein, translated as MTEIQPTLRTLSRLVGCTPLLAVDVRFRGQARRIYAKAESFNFTGSIKDRMALHVLRRAHESGALKPGAPIAEATSGNTGISFSALGRALGHPVTIFMPDWMSQERKDLIRSFGAQIRLVSAAEGGFLGSIRLSEVWAAETPDAYLPCQFANEVNVEAHATTTGPEIWAQLASAGLRPDAFVAGVGTGGTVMGVGRFLKGMDSGIRIHPVEPSNSPTLHTGHKIGKHRIQGISDEFIPSIVKLDQLDDILSVDDGDAILMAQKLADRGLGVGISSGANFLAALEAQERLGPEAVVATVFSDSNKKYLSTDLMKVEPLKPGFLSPEVELIGIGQAIRVCEVCLQGEGKVRDCGC; from the coding sequence ATGACCGAGATTCAGCCGACCCTCCGCACCCTGAGCCGCCTGGTGGGCTGCACGCCCCTGCTGGCGGTGGATGTCCGGTTCCGCGGCCAGGCGCGCCGGATCTACGCCAAGGCCGAGAGCTTCAACTTCACGGGCAGCATCAAGGACCGGATGGCCCTGCATGTCCTCCGGAGAGCCCACGAGAGCGGCGCCCTCAAGCCCGGGGCGCCCATCGCCGAGGCCACCAGCGGGAACACCGGCATCTCCTTCTCGGCCCTGGGCCGGGCGCTGGGGCACCCCGTGACCATCTTCATGCCGGACTGGATGAGCCAGGAGCGGAAGGACCTGATCCGCTCCTTCGGCGCGCAGATCCGCCTGGTGAGTGCGGCCGAGGGCGGCTTCCTGGGGTCCATCCGGCTCAGCGAGGTCTGGGCGGCGGAGACGCCGGACGCCTACCTGCCCTGCCAGTTCGCCAACGAGGTCAATGTGGAGGCCCACGCCACCACCACGGGCCCGGAGATCTGGGCCCAGCTCGCCTCGGCGGGACTGAGGCCGGATGCCTTCGTCGCCGGCGTGGGCACGGGTGGCACGGTGATGGGCGTGGGCCGCTTCCTCAAGGGCATGGATTCCGGCATCCGGATCCATCCCGTGGAACCCTCCAACTCCCCCACCCTGCACACGGGCCACAAGATCGGGAAGCACCGCATCCAGGGCATCTCCGATGAATTCATTCCCAGCATCGTGAAGCTGGACCAGCTGGACGACATCCTGTCCGTGGACGATGGCGACGCCATCCTCATGGCCCAGAAGCTGGCGGACCGGGGTCTGGGCGTGGGCATCAGCAGCGGGGCCAACTTCCTCGCGGCCCTCGAGGCCCAGGAACGGCTCGGTCCGGAGGCGGTGGTCGCGACGGTCTTCAGCGACAGCAACAAGAAATACCTCTCCACCGATCTGATGAAGGTGGAACCCCTCAAGCCCGGTTTCCTCAGCCCGGAGGTCGAACTGATCGGAATCGGGCAGGCCATCCGGGTCTGCGAAGTCTGCCTCCAGGGCGAGGGGAAAGTCCGGGACTGCGGCTGCTAG
- a CDS encoding dodecin, translated as MSGIYKKVEIVGTSPVSFAEAVKQAVEEAGKSIRHMAWFEVVEQRGRIQDGKVAEFQVTIQIGFKLER; from the coding sequence ATGTCCGGCATCTACAAGAAGGTCGAGATCGTCGGCACCTCTCCGGTCAGCTTCGCCGAGGCGGTGAAGCAGGCTGTGGAGGAGGCCGGGAAGTCCATTCGCCACATGGCCTGGTTCGAGGTGGTCGAGCAGCGGGGCCGCATCCAGGACGGCAAGGTCGCCGAGTTCCAGGTGACGATCCAGATCGGGTTCAAGCTCGAGCGCTGA
- a CDS encoding MogA/MoaB family molybdenum cofactor biosynthesis protein yields the protein MDRVHLVTLSDRASKGEYQDQSTPLLTSWLKGQGVAGVTASLMPDDPAVLEVDLRRAVAEQVPLILTCGGTGFGPRDTTPEATRRVIEREAPGICELIRAKGGHPLAFASRAVCGIASRSVILNLSGRPAAALEQIQLAWPLLLHAVSVLRKEGEAGGPCT from the coding sequence ATGGATCGCGTGCACCTCGTCACCCTCTCGGACCGGGCCTCCAAGGGCGAGTACCAGGACCAGTCCACGCCCTTGTTGACCAGCTGGCTGAAGGGACAGGGCGTGGCGGGAGTCACCGCCTCGCTCATGCCGGATGATCCGGCGGTCCTGGAGGTGGATCTGCGCCGGGCCGTGGCCGAGCAGGTGCCCCTGATCCTCACCTGCGGCGGAACGGGATTCGGGCCCCGGGACACGACGCCCGAGGCCACGCGCCGCGTCATCGAGCGGGAGGCTCCCGGCATCTGCGAGCTCATCCGCGCCAAGGGCGGCCATCCGCTGGCCTTCGCCAGCCGGGCGGTCTGCGGCATCGCGTCGCGCTCGGTGATCCTGAACCTCTCCGGCCGTCCGGCCGCGGCGCTGGAGCAGATCCAGCTGGCCTGGCCGCTGCTCCTCCACGCGGTGTCGGTGCTCCGCAAGGAAGGCGAAGCGGGGGGGCCCTGCACTTGA